The nucleotide window CCGGCACGCCGATCGACGAGACGCGACGCGTGCTGGCGATGAGCCGGTACCCGATCAGTCTCGATCGTCCGGTGGGCAACAGCGAAGACAGCCACTTCGGCGACCTGCTGCCGGATCAAGGCGCGGAAAACCCGGCGATCGGCGCCGCGCAGGAAATGCTCCGCGGCCGCATCAACAAGGTGTTGAAAACACTGAGCTACCGCGAACGCGAGATCATCAAACTCCGCTACGGCCTCGGCGACGGCTACAGCTACACGCTGGAAGAAGTCGGCCACATCTTCAAAGTGACCCGCGAACGCATCCGCCAAATCGAAGCGAAAGCGGTGCGCAAACTCCAACAACCGAGCCGGGCTCAGGAACTGACTGGGTTCTTGGATTAGCTATTGCTGAGTTGCGACAAGTTGAAATTACGAACCAGCCCTGGGCGATGCCTGGGGCTGGTTTTTTTGTGGGCAAATTGCGAATCAAGCCCAGGCGTCACATCGAATCACTCCAAAACGCCAAGATTCTCCGCATTCTAATCGCTTTTCCGCCGTTCGCGAGCGATAGCATTCGTTGGCACAACGTTACTCTTTGGTAGTACTTCGGGGCCAAAGTAGTACAAAGTTGTACTTTGCTTGCGACTCCAATCACCAACTGAGAGCGACAATTCCATGTGCAACTACCTGCGGGCCTCCTTACCGATTCTCCTGCTATTTCTCGTCGCTTCGGCCACGCTTTGCCAGCGCGGAATTGATCGAAACTGACGTCGTACTGAATGATGGACGAGCCACTTTGGACACAGAAACCAACTTGGAGTGGCTCGACTTCGATGTAACACGAGGTTACTCGGTGGCGAGCTTTTACGAAGGTCCTTATTCGCAATTCGGATTTCGACACGCAAAACTTCAAACTCCGACAGTATCGAACTCCGTCTCCATTTCGCGCCGCCTTACCCGCAAAACCTCAAACGCGTGTTCATCCTTCACATTCATCTCGCTCACGCGGATGTCTTCGTCGATATCGAGCCACGTGAACGACGGGCGGGAGCGGCCGACCAGTAACCGTGTGCAGGCGGTGCCGGCGGTGAGGTAGAACGAATCTTCCAGCCGCCACAGCCAGGGTTGGTGCTTGTGGCCGGTGAGGACGAAATCAACGTTCAGTTCCGTGCAGAGGCCGAGCAAGTCGCCAGCGTCGACCGGCAGATTGCGTTCGCGGCCGGTGCCCGGAATCGGCAGCAGGTGATGATGCAGTGCCAGGAACCGCAGCTTCTTGGCGGAAAGCTGCTTCCTGATCGTCGCATAGTGGCTGCGGCCGATGTGTCCGTCGTCGATGTCCGGCTGGCTGCTGTCGATGCCGCAAATCGCCAATTCGTCGTTCTCGTACTGCGGGTAGCGCGTGCCGAAAACCTCCTCGAAGATCTCGTAGCCGGAGTTCCGGGCGTCGTGATTGCCCGGCACGAACAGCTTGACCGGCGCCTCGAACTCATCGCAATAAGTGA belongs to Planctomycetia bacterium and includes:
- a CDS encoding metallophosphoesterase gives rise to the protein MRICHLSDLHVGGVGFVPEWADRARVMVNELRPDIIVFTGDLVDDGYEHEYEAALTYCDEFEAPVKLFVPGNHDARNSGYEIFEEVFGTRYPQYENDELAICGIDSSQPDIDDGHIGRSHYATIRKQLSAKKLRFLALHHHLLPIPGTGRERNLPVDAGDLLGLCTELNVDFVLTGHKHQPWLWRLEDSFYLTAGTACTRLLVGRSRPSFTWLDIDEDIRVSEMNVKDEHAFEVLRVRRREMETEFDTVGV